From a region of the Phaseolus vulgaris cultivar G19833 chromosome 6, P. vulgaris v2.0, whole genome shotgun sequence genome:
- the LOC137833466 gene encoding uncharacterized protein: MCIQETKCFEFGEENCFNMWGSNEIDWIEIGAINNAAEIITLWRRSCFHLLSSVNRNNFSIIEGVWKVGDGVRVTIVNVYSSGSLKEKKASWDEINAYRACQLNRIWCVVGDFNSIRTKEERKSLAMGLNYNREMRDFNEFIGKAELMDILMVGRKFTWYKPNGTAKSRIDRVLVSDHCALVIKDSCPDWGSKPFRSLDV; encoded by the coding sequence ATGTGTATTCAAGAGACTAAGTGTTTTGAGTTCGGAGAAGAGAATTGCTTCAATATGTGGGGTTCTAATGAAATAGACTGGATTGAAATTGGGGCTATCAATAATGCTGCTGAGATTATTACTTTATGGAGGAGGAGTTGTTTCCATTTATTAAGTTCTGTTAATAGGAATAATTTCTCGATTATTGAAGGAGTATGGAAGGTTGGTGACGGAGTAAGAGTAACTATTGTGAATGTTTATAGCTCAGGTTCTCTGAAGGAAAAGAAAGCGAGTTGGGATGAGATTAATGCTTATAGAGCGTGTCAGTTAAACAGGATATGGTGTGTAGTAGGGGACTTCAACTCAATCAGAACAAAGGAAGAGAGGAAAAGTTTGGCTATGGGCTTGAATTATAATAGAGAAATGCGGGATTTTAATGAGTTTATTGGAAAGGCTGAATTAATGGACATTCTGATGGTTGGTCGGAAATTCACTTGGTATAAACCAAATGGTACTGCTAAAAGTAGAATTGATAGAGTCCTTGTTTCAGATCACTGTGCTTTGGTAATTAAAGATTCCTGTCCAGATTGGGGTTCGAAACCTTTTCGCAGTCTGGATGTCTGA